In Merismopedia glauca CCAP 1448/3, the genomic stretch GAGTAGCGATACCTGCGCCGTAGAATGAGGCTGTAGCTGATATATCTGCTAATGTAGCGGCTAAATAAGCGACATGACCGCCAAAACAAAAGCCAATACAGCCAAAAACAGGTTTAATTTGGGGCAAACTTTTGAGGTAATTAATCGCTGATTGAATATCGCCTAGTAACTGAGATGCGGTGGTTTGTTCTTTGTAAACTCTACCCTGTTGAATATCTTCAGCAGTGTAACTAGCTTGATATCCTGGAGCTTGGCGTTGATAAAGAGCAGGAGCGATCGCAATATAACCTTGTTGGGCAATTCTTTGGGTAACATCTTGGATATGACTGTTAACCCCAAAAATCTCTTGTAACACAATAATTCCCGGAAAATTACCTTCCCCAATTGGAGTAGCTAAGTAAGCATCTAAGAGTAGATCGCCGTTAGTGAGTTTGATTTCGGTAGTATTAATTGAATATTCGGTCATTATATTTTGGATTTAGCTCAAAAATATCTAATATGTCGAAAAAAGGTTGAATAATTACACATTTAAAGTATGCAATTCGCGATAAATTATAGCGGTTCTCCTGTCGATCGAGTACTCATGGGCGGGCAAGATGCCAAGAGTTTTAAACAACTAATTTGTACCTCACTCAATTGAGAACTGCTATATTTCTTTTCCCAGTCCCCAATCCCCAATCCCCATCCTATGGTGCATTTTTACCTGCATTCAGATAGCGATATTCCCGCTTCCAGACAGTTATTCGACCAAATCCGGTTTGCTATAGCCTCTCGCCAGTATGCACCAGGTGATCGCCTTCCTAGTACCAGACAGCTAGCAATGCAGACTGGTTTACACCGCAATACGATTAGTAAAGTTTATCAACAATTAGAAGAAATTGGCTTAGTAGTTTCTCAAGCTGGTTCGGGAATTTACGTTCGTCCCCAAGGGAATCAAATTACTCCGCAACAGCAATCTCCTATAGCGACGCAATATCCCCAAGCGCACCAAACCGTACACGAATGTATTGAGAATTTAATGACCCAAGGTTGTTCTTTGGCTCAAGCAAAGGAATTATTTTTAGCCGAAATTGATTGGCGTTTGAGGTGTAGCGCCAAGGTGGTTGTCACTACTCCCAGTCGAGATGTAGGTGCTGGGGAATTAATTGTCCAGGAATTAGAGCAATATTTGGGAATACCAGTAGACTTATCGACTTTAGAGAGTTTATCTTCCAGGTTAGAAGAAGATTCCTCAGTTACAGTGGTCACCAGTCGTTATTTTCTACCTGAAGCTGAAGCGATCGCCTGCAACTTCTCTGTTAGAGTAATTCCTGTAGATATTCAAGATTATGCCCAAGAGCTAGAAATAATTAAAAATTTACCCAATAATAGCTGTTTAGGAGTAGTAAGTTTAAGTCCTGGGATTTTGAAGGTAGTTGAAGTGATTGTCAACAGTTTGCGCGGTGAGGAAATATACTCGATTTCTTGCTTAGTGACCGATACTCAGAAACTACAGGCGACAGTTAGTAGCGCCCATACCATTATCAGCGATCGCGCCAGTTATCACACAGTCAAAGCGGCGATCGCGCAGTTACAAGACGATCTGATTCGCATCCCAAAACTGATTGAAAGCCAAAACTATATTGGTACAGCCTCCGTCAACTTACTCAAGCGTGAATTAGGTTTGATTTAGGCTGGAAAAGTACGTCATTATGAACTTAGTTGCATATGCTAGAAATATATGCAATAAGTTGCATATGTCAATTAGATTAATTAATGCCAAGAGGCGATCGACTGTCTAACTTGCTTAGTGACCGATACTCAGAAACTACAAGCGACAGTTAGTAGCGCCCATACAATTATCAGCGATCGCTCTTTTGTCACCCCGTCAGAAGCGGAAGTTATAATTTTGCTAGGCACAAAGTTAAATGGTTTCTAGATAGCGGTGCAATAAGGGTAAAAATGGTTACAACTCTCAATAAACCATCCTCACTGATTCATGAGATTCAGCTTGAAAAAGTTGGTGACTGGAATTTATTCAAGTTCAGCGAACCTCTTCAATTGCGAATGGAGAGTCTTCTAGAAAAGAAGAAAGCCGATCTGATCGCTCCCGATGAAATTGCTGAACTAGATGTGATCGGCGAGTTAGACCGCATTTTTACTCATATCAACGCCATGCTTGCTGCTCAAAATGCCAATTAGTGATGAAATCAAGCAGGCTATCCAAGAACGCGCTAAATATGTCTGCGAGTATTGCCATTCTCCGGAAAGGTTGAGTGCAAATCGGTTTACATTCGATCATATTATCCCCAAATCTTTGGGCGGTTCTGATGATATTGCTAATCTTGCACTTGCCTGTCGTCGTTGCAATGAGAGGCGTTATAACTTTGTCGCTGGTATCGATCCACAGACTCAGGCGATCGTTTCTATTTTCAATCCTCG encodes the following:
- a CDS encoding dienelactone hydrolase family protein — translated: MTEYSINTTEIKLTNGDLLLDAYLATPIGEGNFPGIIVLQEIFGVNSHIQDVTQRIAQQGYIAIAPALYQRQAPGYQASYTAEDIQQGRVYKEQTTASQLLGDIQSAINYLKSLPQIKPVFGCIGFCFGGHVAYLAATLADISATASFYGAGIATQTPGVGAPTLTRTKEISGTIYLFFGMEDASIPVSQVDEIEATLEQYRIPHRIFRYPGADHGFFCDRRASYNSAAATDAWSQVVRLFSEKLYI
- a CDS encoding GntR family transcriptional regulator; the encoded protein is MVHFYLHSDSDIPASRQLFDQIRFAIASRQYAPGDRLPSTRQLAMQTGLHRNTISKVYQQLEEIGLVVSQAGSGIYVRPQGNQITPQQQSPIATQYPQAHQTVHECIENLMTQGCSLAQAKELFLAEIDWRLRCSAKVVVTTPSRDVGAGELIVQELEQYLGIPVDLSTLESLSSRLEEDSSVTVVTSRYFLPEAEAIACNFSVRVIPVDIQDYAQELEIIKNLPNNSCLGVVSLSPGILKVVEVIVNSLRGEEIYSISCLVTDTQKLQATVSSAHTIISDRASYHTVKAAIAQLQDDLIRIPKLIESQNYIGTASVNLLKRELGLI
- a CDS encoding HNH endonuclease, which translates into the protein MPISDEIKQAIQERAKYVCEYCHSPERLSANRFTFDHIIPKSLGGSDDIANLALACRRCNERRYNFVAGIDPQTQAIVSIFNPRQQKWEEHFIWLDRGVIIEGTTPIGRATCIRLDLNDTRYPDNDSIRETRRFCIKTGLHPPSDDPL